Genomic DNA from Nonomuraea rubra:
TGGACCAGGAGACGTACCAGCGGCAACTGGCCGACTACACCGCCCAGGTGCAGGCGGCCCTGCACACCGAGTACACCGAGATGTTCCTGGTCACGGCGTTCATCTGCGTGGCGGGCGCGGCGGTCGCCGTCCTCATGCCGCGCCGCTGACGCGTGCCCGCCCCGCCGCGCGGGCGGGACGGGCACGCGGAGGTCACGGCGAGAGCCGGTGCAGGTCGCGCGGGAACGCGGTGGTCTGGCGGACGTTGGCCGCCCCCGTCAGCCGCGCCGTCCACCGCTCCAGCCCCAGCGCGAACCCGCCGTGCGGCGGCATCCCGTACCGGAAGGCCTGCAGATACCCCTCGTACGCCCGCGTCCCCTCGCCCCGCCCGGCCAGCGCCCGCACGTAGTCGTCGTAGCGGTGCAGCCGCTGCCCGCCGGTGACCAGCTCCATCCCGCGGAAGAGCAGGTCGAACCCGTTGGAGTACGCGGGCCGTTCAGGGTCGGGATGGGTGTAGAACGGCCGCTTGGCCATCGGATACCCGGTGACGAACAGGAACGCGGACCCGTGCTCCCGCTCCGCCCACTCCGACAGCCACCGCTCCTGCGCGGGCGCCAGGTCGGGCTCGCCGGAGGAGGTCAGCCGCTGCGCCTCGGTGAAGTGCACGGCGGGGATCTCGGCGGGCACCTCGGGAAGCTCCGCCCCCAGCAGGCCGAGCGCGGCGGCGGCACGCACGCGTACCGACTCCAGCATGCCCGCCACCACCTCGCGCAGCACCGCCATCACGTCCCGGTGGTCGCGGACGAAGCCCAGCTCGGCGTCCAGGCTGGTGTACTGGGCCAGGTGCCGCACGGTGTCGTGCGGCTCGGCGCGGAAGACCGGCCCCACCTCGTAGACCCGCTCGAACACCCCGGCCATCGCCTGCTTGTAGAACTGTGGCGACTGGGCGAGGTAGGCGGGCCGGCCGAAGTAGTCGAGGCCGAAGACGTTCGCGCCGGACTCGGTGGCCGAGCCGACGATCTTGGGTGTGTGGATCTCGGTGAAGCCGAGCCGGTCGAGCGTCTCGCGGAAGCCGGCCACGCTCGCCGCCGAGATCTCCAGCCCGGCCCGCAGCAGCGGGTGCCGCAGCGCGACCGGCGCGTGGTCGAGCACGGTCGGCAGCGCCGCCCCGACGACGGGCCTGTAGAGGTCGAACGGCGGCGCCTCGCACGGCCGCGCGAGCACGTCCACCTCGGGCGAGACCAGCTCGTAGCCGCCCGGCGCCCGCTCGCCCGCGACGACGGTGCCGGTGACCCGGACGACGCTCTCCTCGGGCGGCAGTTCGCCGGTGGCGACCGCCTGCGCCAGCCCGGTACGGTCCCTGACGACGAGGAAGGACACGGATTTGAGTTGCCGGCGGCGATGGACCCAACCGGCGATCGTCACTCGTTGGCCGGCGTGCTCAGCGAGCTCCGCCGACATGACACGAGAGATCATCACAGCTCCTCTGATGAAGGAAGTGCATGACCCCTTGGGAGTGCGGGAGAGAAGGGAACTCTCGGTGCCACCGCACTTTCGCCGCCCCGCGACGGGGGCGGCCTCGACGACCCGATGACGGGGGTCAGGCCGGCGGGGCATTTCCTCCCCGCACTCGGGAGTGTCTTCACCAGCGGGGCACGGCGCCGCCTTCGCAGCTACCGGCGGCTCTCTGGGCCCGTGCGGGGCCGCTGGCTACTCGTCTCCGTCAACGTGTTACCGCCGATCCTACGATCAACGCGGGACCGGCGGCAAAACGATTACTTGTCCTTCTTGGCGCGCTTCTCGCGGATCTTCATCGTCACCTCGATCGGCGACCCGGCGAAGCCGAACTCCTCGCGGATGCGCCGCTCGATGAAGCGCCGGTAGGTCTCCTCCAGCCACCCGGAGGTGAACAGCACGAACTTGGGCGGCTCGACGGACGCCTGCGTGGCGAAGAGGATCTTCGGCTGCTTGCCGCCCCGCACCGGCGGCGGGGTCTGCTGCACCAGCTCGGTCAGGAACGCGTTGAGCCGCGACGTCGGCACCCGCGTGGACCAGGAGTCGAGCGCCTTCTCCAGGGCCGGGACGAGCCGGTCGACGTGCCGCCCGGTCTTGGCGGAGATGTTGACCCGCAGCGCCCACGGGGTGCGGACGAGCTGCCGGTCGATCTCCTTCTCCAGGTAGTAGCGCCGGTCCTCGTCGACCAGGTCCCACTTGTTGAAGGCCACCACCATGGCCCGCCCGGACTCGATGACCAGGCCGATGATGCGCAGGTCCTGCTCGGTGAGCGGCTCGCTGGCGTCGATCAGCACGATCGCCACCTCGGTGCGCTCCAGCGCCGCGCGGGTGCGCATGGCCGCGTAGAAGTCGGCGCCCTGCAGCTCGCGGTCGCGCCGCCTGATGCCGGCGGTGTCGACGAAGCGCCAGGTGCGCCCGCCGAGCTCGATCAGCTCGTCCACGGGGTCGCGGGTGGTGCCCGCCATCGGGTCGACCAGCACCCGCTCCTCGCCGGCCAGCTTGTTGAGCAGGGAGGACTTGCCGACGTTGGGCTTGCCGAGCAGCGCGACGCGGGCGGGCCCGCGCTCGGTGCCGAACGTGACCGCGGGCGTCTCGGGCAGCGCGTCGAGCATCACGTCGAGCAGGTCGCCGCTGGACCGGCCGTGCAGGGCCGAGACCGGGTACGGCTCGCCCAGCCCGAGCGACCACAGCGCGGCGGCCTCCAGTTCGAGCTGCTGGTTGTCGACCTTGTTGGCGGCCAGGATGACCGGCTTGCCGGACTGCCGCAGCACGGAGCCCACGATCTCGTCGGCGTCGGTCGCGCCCACGGTGGCGTCCACGACGAACACGATCACGTCGGCCAGCTCGACCGCGACCTGGGCCTGCTCGGCGATGCGCAGGTTCATGCCGGTGGCGTCAGGGTCCCAGCCGCCGGTGTCGACCACGGTGAAGCGGCGGCCGCGCCAGTTGGCGTCGTAGGTGACGCGGTCGCGGGTGACGCCCGGCACGTCCTCGACGACCGCCTCGCGGCGGCCGATGATGCGGTTGACCAGCGTGGACTTGCCGACGTTGGGCCGCCCGACGATGGCCACGACCGGCAGCGGCGCGC
This window encodes:
- the aspS gene encoding aspartate--tRNA(Asn) ligase, which codes for MISRVMSAELAEHAGQRVTIAGWVHRRRQLKSVSFLVVRDRTGLAQAVATGELPPEESVVRVTGTVVAGERAPGGYELVSPEVDVLARPCEAPPFDLYRPVVGAALPTVLDHAPVALRHPLLRAGLEISAASVAGFRETLDRLGFTEIHTPKIVGSATESGANVFGLDYFGRPAYLAQSPQFYKQAMAGVFERVYEVGPVFRAEPHDTVRHLAQYTSLDAELGFVRDHRDVMAVLREVVAGMLESVRVRAAAALGLLGAELPEVPAEIPAVHFTEAQRLTSSGEPDLAPAQERWLSEWAEREHGSAFLFVTGYPMAKRPFYTHPDPERPAYSNGFDLLFRGMELVTGGQRLHRYDDYVRALAGRGEGTRAYEGYLQAFRYGMPPHGGFALGLERWTARLTGAANVRQTTAFPRDLHRLSP
- the der gene encoding ribosome biogenesis GTPase Der, which gives rise to MSTGDWVEADLDELEIDEQEHHSAPLPVVAIVGRPNVGKSTLVNRIIGRREAVVEDVPGVTRDRVTYDANWRGRRFTVVDTGGWDPDATGMNLRIAEQAQVAVELADVIVFVVDATVGATDADEIVGSVLRQSGKPVILAANKVDNQQLELEAAALWSLGLGEPYPVSALHGRSSGDLLDVMLDALPETPAVTFGTERGPARVALLGKPNVGKSSLLNKLAGEERVLVDPMAGTTRDPVDELIELGGRTWRFVDTAGIRRRDRELQGADFYAAMRTRAALERTEVAIVLIDASEPLTEQDLRIIGLVIESGRAMVVAFNKWDLVDEDRRYYLEKEIDRQLVRTPWALRVNISAKTGRHVDRLVPALEKALDSWSTRVPTSRLNAFLTELVQQTPPPVRGGKQPKILFATQASVEPPKFVLFTSGWLEETYRRFIERRIREEFGFAGSPIEVTMKIREKRAKKDK